In a single window of the Leisingera daeponensis DSM 23529 genome:
- a CDS encoding DUF1223 domain-containing protein — protein sequence MRFLASIMTVLALALPVHGQSAADPVVVELFTSQGCSSCPPADALLHELAARDDVLPLALHVDYWDYIGWKDKFARREHTRRQKGYAQAGGRRMIYTPQMVIMGQEDVVGADAVQVESAIRKHQKKPRPVALKLQRQGGELVIRLKPRSRMPKSRLLVQLVRFTPQRTVSITRGELAGKTLSYANVVEDWQVAAEWDGAEPLELTVPLTGSQPAAVLVQEAPFGPVIAAARAD from the coding sequence ATGAGATTTCTGGCATCGATCATGACGGTTCTGGCCCTGGCCCTGCCGGTGCATGGCCAATCCGCAGCAGACCCCGTGGTGGTGGAGCTGTTTACCTCGCAGGGCTGTTCGTCCTGCCCGCCCGCCGATGCGCTGCTGCATGAGCTGGCCGCACGCGATGACGTGCTGCCGCTGGCGCTGCATGTGGATTACTGGGATTACATCGGCTGGAAAGACAAGTTCGCCAGGCGGGAGCACACCCGGCGGCAAAAGGGCTATGCCCAGGCCGGCGGGCGCCGGATGATCTACACGCCGCAGATGGTCATCATGGGTCAGGAGGACGTGGTCGGCGCCGATGCCGTTCAGGTGGAGAGCGCGATCCGGAAGCACCAGAAGAAGCCGCGCCCGGTGGCGCTGAAGCTGCAGCGGCAGGGCGGGGAATTGGTGATCCGTCTGAAGCCCCGGTCCCGGATGCCGAAGTCCCGGCTGCTGGTGCAGCTGGTGCGCTTTACCCCGCAACGCACCGTCAGCATCACCCGCGGCGAGCTGGCCGGGAAAACCCTGAGCTATGCCAATGTGGTGGAGGACTGGCAAGTGGCGGCAGAGTGGGACGGCGCAGAGCCGCTGGAGCTGACAGTGCCGCTGACCGGCAGCCAGCCTGCCGCGGTGCTGGTGCAGGAAGCGCCGTTCGGTCCGGTCATCGCCGCCGCGCGGGCTGACTGA